GACTGCGCCCACAGGACGAACGCGCCCATCGCGCAAAGAAAAAACCTACGGATCAACGCCTTGCCCTCCCGCCACCGTGTTGCTTCTAGAGGTGTCCGTCTTCGGAACACCAGCGCGGTGAAATCACAATCGGCGACTCAACTGAATGAACCGGCCGAGAGTGAGAGACCAGAACACGCCGCCGAGACCGCCAGAGCACCAAGCCACCAAACCCTCGCCCCTCGACTCATTTGGCACCACCTTCGTTTGCGTACTCAAGTAGCGACTTCCGAAGCTCCTGTATCCCCTGGAGCTCTCGAACCTCAGGGCAGATCCTCGACAACATTCCTGCGCTGTGAAGCCGAACCTCTTTCTGGAGTGGCAGTGCTCCCAGGCCGTGCCCACGATCGACCAAGATATCGAAGCGGATCAGCACTTCGCTTCCGTCACTAGACCGAGGCAGTTTCTCAATTCCAAGGCTCGCCCTCACCTTGGATCCGATGCAGCCGGTTCCGCAATCTAGGAGGTTGTAGTCTACCGCATAGATTTGGAGAAGCTGATCGACCCCATCCCATCCGATCTGCACCCTTTTCTCCTCTATTACTTGATTGATTGTCAATAGAAATTTTTGATACACCAATCTCCCGTCGCCATAAACGGTAAAAAGGACGTCATCGGCGCGGTAGGAGCCGGTCACGAAAAATTGCAAAACGACCTGGTCAGGATCTTCTGAAAAGGCAACTCGTTCGCCGTCCGCCGAAATCGAACCGGGTAGCACGGCTGCGAACAAAGCGACAGCCACGACCGAAGACACGATCTGCACTCGGCTCAAGATCACCCCCTCGATGTCGCCACCAGCTCGGTGGTCGTAACCAAAGGGGCGAGTGCTCGCGAACAGGGTAATCGTCTAGCCCTGATTCGATTTCGGCACGCCTGCTCGGCAGCCTGCCTCGTTGCACTGAACAACGAAGCTAGATGACCCCACCCCTGCGGGTGGAACTCCCAGCCCCAGCGAGCCTAGAAAGACGACCAAAGTGATGCGACCAAGAAACGTCATTTCTGCACCTTCCCCAATTGGCCCTGCTGGTGCAGTTTCCTACCCAGAGCATCGAGAGATTGGAGCTCGTCAATCTCAGGGCAAAGGCGTTTCAACATGTCGAGGCTGTGGACTCGAAGTGCCTGCTCATAGGAACCGCCGAACACCGGACTGCTGCTGGCCAGGGCGACAAGTATGGATAGCAAAGACCGACGCCTGATCAAGCCGTTCACGGGTGCTCCTCCACATCTTGGCGGAGTTCTTGAAGTTTCTCGCCGACCTCTAGAATGGCTTCCAGCTCCTCAACGTCGGGGCACAGTCGCGCTAGCGTGCCCAAACTGTGAAAGCGAAATATCTGTATGCGATTTTCGGTCTCGAGGAGCAGGGAATCGATCCATGACAAGTCAATGCTGAGGACAGTCGTGCTGGCATCACTAGCTCTTGGCAGACGTTTGCGCGACAAGGACGTCTTCACCTTGTCCTCGATACAGGATTGATCGCACAGGAGCAGCCCACTCTCAATAATACTTCCTTGAAGAAACGCCAGGATCTCATTGGAGCTGATCTGGACGATCTGGCTTTCCGCTACTTTCTTTGTGTTGGGGTGAAACCGTTGAAACGAGAGCCTTCCATCGTGGCTCAGGGAGTAGGCGATGTTCCACGGTGAATGCGAGGGCACGACGTAGTACTCGATCACAACGCCAGCCTGAGGCCCGACCAGACCCGGCTTCTCCTTGATGTCGGATTGCAACCAAAGGACTCCAGCAGCCGAGAGAACAGCGAAGAACGCGCACAGAAGAATCTGTTTCACTACCTTCCTCCTGGAGGTCTACATCGAAGGATATCGCGCCACATCTCTTTGCCAGGACAGTGCGATGTAACGAATCCAATGGGCACATGCGTTGGCACTCTAGCCATGCCCACCCAACCCGCGCCGCAGCCCCACGAGCAAAGCGACGGTGAGGCATTGGGCGGTGGCGGCTTGGGAGAGGAGGGAGATGGCGCGGGCGGCTTCGGCGGGGATGTTCTGCTGCTCAAACACCACGAGGGTTTCTTGGGCCAAGGCTTGCACCGCGAGGAGGCGACCTTGGGTGAGGCGGAATTCGGCCAGGTCGAGGGTGACGCGGGCGGCACCGTGAGCCAGCCGCCTTCGAGATAGGTCGTGCCTACAGCGGTGAAGCCCTGATCATCCGCACTAGGGCCCGAAGCCCGGCGGCAATGTGCGCTGCGAGCCATTGGCCCGGCGGCTCCAAGATCGGATGTCGAAGGGGCTTCGGCCGAGAGCTTCCTACTGCTCAAACTATCGCGAAGAACTCAGACTAAGGACCCTGAGTAATCGTAGGTACCACTTGGCTCCATTCCGACGTATCGCCTGATTCGAACCCACTAACGAAGACAGGATCCGCGCCGTAGTCCCAGTCCAGATTCTGGTTCAATGTCAGGAAGAGGATACCCCCATTCTTGGGGGGAGCAACCAAGGTGAAGTGCCGGGCCAGAAATGGGTTTTGGGCGAAAGAATAGTCTACGCCCGCTATGCATTGTCCTGCTGACTGTGGATTAGCTAGATTGGCTTGAGACACAAGAATGGAGACGGGGTCGTCACATGACAGTACCAGCTCAACGGTATAATCGTCGCCGCCGCCCACGCTGAAATCCACCCCAGTCAGTGCCATTTTTGCCATATTGACATCGTCTGCCGTCAAACTCCTTCGCCTCTCTCCGAGAGAGATCAAGCCGTACATCACCGCCTGACTAGCCGCGGCGCCATTCTGCTCACCTGTTCTCCTGTTTGCACTGGCAGCCCAGTTGCGGCCAGACGGTAGGTTTGCAGTTATCGAGCGAGAGAATGTAGTGTTATCTATCACGGTATCGTCGATTGCAAACGGGTTGTTGTCCTGAATTCGGAACCAGCTTACCGAGTTTGGGATCATCCCGAGGGTCTGGAGCTGACTGTCGTCCAACGTTCCACGGATGAAATCAGGGCCCACAGCAATACCCTCCGGCGGCCCCGCGACGTCCCAGGAGCGGGTGAAGCTGGTTTCCTCCCAAAAGCCATCATCCGCTGCATCCCAAGTTCGCTCGGGATGCTCTAGGCCCAACGCACAGTGCCCTAGCTCGTGAAGGAGCACCGACTCGGCGTCCATCTGAGTCGCAGCAGGAGGCGTTTCCTCCCCGACAGAACAACCGGTTCCTGAGCAGTTTCCTGTGGTTGGCACCAGGGCATTCCACGTCGCAATCGCTCGCGCCAGAGCCGAGGAAAAGGCTTCACTGCCTTTGGCAAGACAGATGTTGAGCCGAATGCCATCAGGAGAACCGTCGTAGCCGAGAGGATGAGTCACGGCGAACGGAGGCACGGTTTGAGCAACGTTCGACGCTGGCACTCCCGGGAAACAGTCACCGTCATTTCCACACAGGGCGGTCCCAGAGTAGGTACCAGCGCCGATCGCGGGAGGAAAGAAAACGAGAAGGCCCATGCTCGCTACGAAAAGGTCTTTTCCCCGCATCAAGATTCTCCCTCAAGCTTCCGTAGCATCGGTACCAGGTCCTGAAGACAGCGGAATTCTGGCACCGCAGGATGCGAGCTGACCCAACCTTCGAGGCCACCTCTCAAGCTGAAGGACGTTTCTACAGACCGATCGGAAATAGCAGTCGGCCCACGATAGCTGGGCAGCCTTAGGTCCAGCCAAGTGGTCCCTGCATCGCTCGAAAAATAGGCCGGTCGTAGTTCTTCGAGTTGCCTTCGCCGCGCATCTCCCAGATCGGCAAAACCGCAGTCCACGAGATGTTGGAGAACTTCGTTGATCCGGCGATGGTTTACGGAGGATTCCTTGCGAGCTAATACGGTCGTTTTCTCGCCCGCCTCCGTTTCATACTTCGCCACCAACAGCCGGCCATCGGCGAACAGAGAGTACTCAGTACGGCCCTGCATGGTCCCCCCTGTGAAACTCAGCCGAACCAGTTCGAGGGCTGGGTCCGAGGGAAAGGAAAACCCACCTCTTCCATCTTCGGTTGCCTTCACCCCAAATTCTGCCAAGAGCACCAGGAGTAGAGCGCCCAACCCCATCGCTCCGACTAGCCAATGCTTCTTCATTCAAGCCTCCCAGTAGAGCCTTATTTCCCCTTAAGGACAAAATACTTATCCACTATAGGTAAGTAAGTGTCTGATGTCAAGAAAATGAAGCGACTCGAAACACTTGCCCGCCGGTAAGTGCGCGATCCTCTCGCCCGGCACGTGAGCAAAAGGCCTCCGTCCACCCGGCGAATGCCGGGATGACAGCCCCCCTACCCTTGCCCACCCAACCCGCGGCGCAGCCTCGCGAGCAGGGCGGCGGTGAGGCGTTGGGCGGTGGCGGCTTGGGAGAGGAGGGAAATGGCGCGGGCGGCTTCGGAGGGGACGTTCTGCCGTTCGAACACCGTGAGGGTTTCTTGGGCCAAGGCTTGCACTGCAGGGAGGTGGCCTTGGGTGAGGTGGAGTTCGGCTAGGTCGAGGGTGACCAGGGCGGCGCCGTAGGCTAAGCCGCTTTCGAGGTAGGTCGTGCGTGCGGCGGTGAAGCCCTGTTGGGCCGTCTCGCGTTCGCCATGGCCGGCGGCGATGCGGGCTGCGAGCCACTCGTAGGCCACTTCCAGGCTGGGGGTCCCGAGGGATGCATAGTACGGCTCAATCTCGCGCAAGGTTCGGCGAGCCTCCGAATAGTCGCCGAGGCTACACGAATACAAAGCAAGGCTATGGGATGCCAGCAACCATTGCCGATTCTGCTCGCCTCCAATCAGGTCCAAGGCTTGACTTGCTTTCTCCTGGGCCTCCAGTAGCTTTCCAGAATAGAACGCGACGTTTCCCATTTTGATTGAGACGGTGATCATTCCCTCTGACCAACCAGCAAGCCAGTAAAGATCGTATGCCAAGCTCAACCGGTTCTCCGCGCCTCCCGGCCGCCGGAGATTCAGAAGAAGCGAGCTCTCAAGGCTTGCGAGTTCTGCAAGCGCAGTGGGATCCCACACGCGCTCTAGGCGACAGTCGGCGCGGATACGCTTCCAAAGAGATTCGGCGGCTGGGTATTCCTCAGCCACCCGGAATACGTTGGCCCGACGGGCCATGAGGCGCAGGCTCAGTGCGGCGAGGAGAGAGACCGGGAACGGGCGAGCGTTGAGCCGGCCGTACAAGGCTTGGGCCACCTCTAGCCAGTGGAAGGCAACATCTACGCTGGATCCCAAGGCGGCGTTTGAGCGCTCAATGGCCGCTTCTACCAGGGCCGGGTCACGGAACGCGGTCCGCGCGCGGTCTATTCTGTCCAGGCGTTTGTCACGCGGCAGCGCGGCCAGCTTGTCCAGGGCACGCCGCGCACGGCGCCGGTCGAAGGGCAAAGCGGCGGAAAGGTCCAGCAGGCCAAACTGCGCAGCTTGGTGAACGCGCGGGCGCAAGCCGCCTTCCCGTGCCCGGATGCGAATGACTTCACCGAGGGCCTTGAGGTCCTTTCGGCACTCTGGGCAATGAGCGGCGGTGGCGCGCACGGCAGCGTACAGGATCACTTCCGGCCGCAGCTCACCGCGCTCGACCCAAGCGGCGAGTTGCTCCAATGGTGGGTGCGGGAGCTTCGAGGGCATCTCACCTTGTGTAGTAGCCCCCGCACCGTCTTTTGAGACAAGAAATCAAAGGATCTTGGATTTGCTATTCGACCAACAGCTCCTTCGGCTCAGCCGTTCGGGTGTTGATGAGGCCCTTGCTCTGAGTGCGAACCATCCGGGTCGATATGAGGACCGGTTTCCGAGTGCGAGCCATCAGGGTCGTGATGTGGGCCTTGTTCGGAATTTGAGTCGCCGGGGAGGCCACTAGGAACCTTACCGCTGGCAATACCGTTTGGGTCAACTTCCGGGCCACCGTTTGAAGGGGCGGCGCGGCGATCCTCGCCGATGCCCTCGGAAAGGCCCATGATCCAGTGCCCGGCCCAGGCCCATAGGCGGTCCACCAGCGAGAGATTGCCGGATTCACCAACGTCAGCGGGCCGCGCGAGGACGGCGGTGGTGAGGGAGAAAGAGAGCAGAGCGACTACTAGGCCGCCGACGAGCAGCTTCGAAATACGCATGAAAAAGCCTTCCTAGAGAAAGCACCAGCATGCCGGCGGCATGCCGGCGCGGCCTTCCCCTATGAAGGTATGTATCGCATTCCAGAGCCGGCGGGACGGCCAGGGAAACCCTCACGGGCCGTGGGTTTTTGCCCCTCCCGGCAATCGTTGGCCTGTGCGTTACCGGCCGAAGAGCAAAGCGAGAGAGCCGAATTGGCTACTTCGGCATCGATTGCGTGAAACCGACTTTGGCCGTCAGTCGGCTGGCAAGAGGAGGCGGCGAGGTATCGCGAAACGGAGGCGCACCTCCGCCAGCAGCTCGGTGGTGAGCTCCTCTGCCGTCGCCGCCGACTGAAACAGGTCCAGCGCACGGGCGACCTGCGGGTGCACACTCTGTCGCTCGAAGGTGCGTGCCGTTTGCTGCGCCAAGCGCTTTACCTCGAATGTCTCGCCCGCAGCGAGGAGTAGCGCAGCAAGGTCCAGACTCACGGTCGCGGCGCGGAACGGCAATCGGCGGCGAAGATACTCATTGCGCGTTCGACCTAGGAGCTCACGAGCCTCCTGCGTCTTGCCAAGGCCCGCTGCGATGCGGCCCGCTAGCCAGGTATGAGAAACCTCAGCAGCAACACCCAAACCGGAATCACCCTGGGCCTGATTTCTCAACAAGCAACGCTCTGCTTCCTCGAAGCGTTCCAAATCACACAGGCAGATCGCACGGTTGTGAAGTACGGTCCAAGCCAGCCCCGAATTCACTTCGGAATCCAACCAGGCTCCCGCTTCAGCGAGGGCCTCCAGCGTCGCGTCAAAGTTACCCGCAAGGCTACTGACCGTACTGCGCTTCACCAGCACCTTCGCCACTCCCTGCCGATCCTCCAGCTTGCGATAGAGCGCTTCTGCCCGAAGGAGCAGGGCTTCGGCTTCATCTAGCCGCCTCTGATCCTGCCGCAGCGAAGCCTCCAGGCTCGCCAGTTCGGCGCGGATGGCTGCGTCGTCGAGCGGGTGTTCGGCGAGGTGGGCGTGGATGGGGGGCCAGAGGGCGTCGGCGCCGCGCAGTTCGCCGAGCACGCGCAAACCGTTGGCCTGGTGGGCGGCGGTGCGGACTCGCATTTCGTGGGTGAGGCTGGGGCCGTAGTGGCCGGGCTCGATGCGCTCGGCCACCCGGCGGGCGGCGGTGAGGAGTTCCAGGGCGAAGGCCGGGCGGTCGCGCAGCTCGCGGCGGGATTCGGCAAGGAGGGCGGAGGCCGCCGCCGGGGTCGAGTAGCGGGCGCGCGCCTTGTCGATCTTCTGGGGCCACTGGTCGGCGGGCAGGGCCAGAAGGTCCGTCACCTCACGGCGGGCACGCTTCTCATCGTGCGCCAGGCGGGCGCGCTGGGCGGCGGATTCCTGGGCGGCCTTGTCGAGCGCCGCGCCAAAGTCCACGGCGCGCGGTGGGCGCCGGCGGTGGGCCTTGGCGCGGGCGTAGGCCGCGTAGCCTTCGTCGCACTCGGAGCAGATGGCGCGCAGGTGATTCAGGGCGAATTCCGCCAGCTCGCGGGGCGATTCCTCCCCTTCGTAAACCCGCAGGAGGCGGGAGAGGGTGAGATGTCGGTCCGGCATCGGGGGGTTCCTCCTGGTCAGAACTTTTTCCTCTGTTGCGCGGCCTGTGATGTGTTCTATCACACGCTGAAAGGATGGCAATGCGCCGTCGCCGCGCGGGTTTCGGGCCTTCATCCAGCGGAGGTGCCGAGGCCGGCGCAGGGCGCGACGCTCGTCAACATTTACCGGAACCGGTAAAACTCGGCGATTTTTGACGGCTCGAAACTTTCGATTTCGCGAAATTGACGGCGAAATTTCTCGCCGGCAGCGGGGCTGCCGTAGCTTCCGTGGCATCACGCAGCGGGACGACTCGGAAGCGCCGCCCCGCAACAAGAGAACCTCTGGCAAGGAGACCCCACCATGCGCCCTACTCCCAAGACTCCACCCACCCCGGCCGCGCACCCCTTGACGCCTACGGGCTACTACCAACTTGTGTGGGAGAGCGGCCTGGCCGCGCTGCCCGGCCCCGGCGATCTGCCGAGCTACCTGAAACCCGAACGCATCCAGAAGAGCCTCACCGCCGGCCTGCCGAAGCTGGTGGCCTTTGCCGCCGAGAAGGCGGATCTCCCCGGAGACAGCCTGAAGCCGGAACGCATCCAGAAGAACGCCACCGCCACCCGGCCGCAGCCGGCCGACAGCAGCGACGAGCCGGAGGCCTCCACCGCCCCGGAGGAGGCGGCCGTGCTCGATGTGGAAGCGGTGATGGAGCATCTGGACAGCCTGCCGGACTGGCACCTGGCGAACTACAACCGCTCGCTGGTGAAGGGCTTCGTGCGGCAGGACTCCGGTGCCGCCAACGAATTCGCCGCCTTCGCCGCCGGGGTGTGCCAGGCCGCTGGACTGGCGCCGGCTTTCGCGGTGGCCTTGAACACCGTGTGGGTGGTACTGACGGATCCGCTGGCCGGCGGCATCACTGAGGCGGCGGTGGCGGTGGCCGAGCGGCTGGAGCTGGCCGCCGGGGAGGACTTCCGGTGAGCCCCGGACTCGACATCGAAGAAGGCGTGGCCGCCTACCGGGGCGAGGGCGAGCCCGGCGCGGTGCGCGAAACGGCCCTGTGCCTGATCGGAAGCGCCGCCGAGCGCCGGGCCATTCGCTGGCTCGGCACCGCCCTCTACGCCCGCGCCCTCGACCAACCGCCGGCGCCGGAGGAGGCGGACCGCTCGCTCCGCCCGGCGCTCCGGGCAGCAGCGAAGGATCTGGCCGCCCTGGTGGGCTTTCTCCAAGACCTCTCGCCGCACGGCGAGCCCTGCGACGCCACCCTCGCCACCGTGGCCCACGGCGCCGCCCACACTCTGCTGCCGGTGGCGAAGACCCTGGCCGAAGCCGCCGAAGGCGGACCGCACACCCCACCACCCCCTCCCGAGGAGGACTCCCCCCATGCCTAGCAAAATGGTGACCGACCGACAGAAGTCCGCCCTCGCCGTGGAAGCGGCGGCGACCACCCACAGCGCCGACGTCTCTGCCGCCCTCACGCCGATCTTTGCGCTGAGCGTGGAAGGCGACGAAGCCGTGCCGGATCTGGGCGTGCTCCAGCGCATCCTCGGCCGCCGCATCCAGCGCATGCGGTTGGAGATGGTGTCGGCGGACGAAGCGCATCTCGACGAGCTGGCGGACGACGACAGTCCCCGCCGCCGACGCGACGAGGCGGCGGACCGCCTCTCCGTGACCCTCCGCTCGTTCCGGGACCTGGCCGAGGGCATCTTCGGCGAAGGCCGGGGCATGCCCTTCTTGGGGCTCGACACCCAGGTGTCGCGCGATCCGGTGGTGGTGCTCCGCCAGGGCCGC
This DNA window, taken from Acidobacteriota bacterium, encodes the following:
- a CDS encoding 4a-hydroxytetrahydrobiopterin dehydratase, which gives rise to MRPTPKTPPTPAAHPLTPTGYYQLVWESGLAALPGPGDLPSYLKPERIQKSLTAGLPKLVAFAAEKADLPGDSLKPERIQKNATATRPQPADSSDEPEASTAPEEAAVLDVEAVMEHLDSLPDWHLANYNRSLVKGFVRQDSGAANEFAAFAAGVCQAAGLAPAFAVALNTVWVVLTDPLAGGITEAAVAVAERLELAAGEDFR